AACAATGCCTATACATAGGGTTCTGTGCATCTAGACCTAGCTGATTTTCTCCCCGTCGGCTTTTGAGTTTTGAAGCTGGTTTTTGAAACCGTAGTAAAGTTTAGTTAGTTGCAAAATTTTGAACAAGTTAACTTGCTGTAAAAACATTGTGCACTTGTAGTTCTGTAAATTAATCATGTGATTATTGCTTCTTATCAAAGTAGCAACTTGCGAATGATCGATGTGCGCAGGAAGAACCAGGCAAGGAAGGTGGTTTGCATCCCGGCGCCGACAGCGGCCGGGGGAAGACCCACTGGGGAGGTGGTTCCTTCTGATCTCTGGGCTTGGAGGAAGTACGGCCAGAAGCCTATCAAGGGTTCTCCCTATCCAAGGTATGTGCGATCAATTAAGCTTGAAATTGAAAAATGTCCTGGTGATAAATTGAAGATGAAGCGTATGAATTGATAAGAATACTAAACAAAGCTATGTCCATAATTATACAATTCTCAACTCCACAATTTAGTGTCTGCATGATCGATACAGGTTTGAGTTTGCTGAAAGATAATTTAATGGTTACCTAGCGAGATAGGTAGCAGGTAGCAACATGGATGGGCATGCTTCTAATTCTCATATCCAATTACTAGTTTTCCTATCCTTCTATGATAGATTGGCATTTTTTTGGGGTGCACATCATAACAGATAATTACTCTATATAAATATGTGGCAACTTAATTAAGAAGGGATCTGTATACTTAAAATATGCTTGGGGTGAATGTACCGATCCATGTTCCAAGGCATACACACTATCAATTTAGTTGATTATAATTTGAgcagtttttaattttctttatgCCAAGTGTACATAGCTCATTCCACTAGCTAGAgttacttttttcttttttgcgacTAGCTAGAATGATTTTAAGGCCTCCTGAACAGTTTTTATACATATGATATGTTAGTATTTATTCTCTTgattaaaatgaaaaaaatggaaTTTTGGTGAAATCATACTAAGGACAAGACAGATTTACAACAGTTAGATGCGGTTTTTATTTAGCAAAGCATCAGATCTAAACTTGAACTTCTATTTTTTGTATTGGCACATAAGTATTGTATATGAAGTGCAACTTTATGTTACATACTGGTTGTAATATCAGAACAAATCATGAAAAGGTAGGTGCATGCTGactttaacaaatatttttGTCCATTGAAACGGACGATATTCAGAGGGTACTACAGATGCAGCAGCTCAAAAGGATGCTCAGCACGTAAGCAAGTGGAGCGCAGTCGAACTGACCCCAACATGCTCGTCATCACCTACACCTCTGAGCACAACCATCCATGGCCGACTCAACGCAACGCGCTCGCCGGGTCAACTCGGTCTCACCACGGCAAGAATAGCAGCAACTCATCTTCCAAGAGCTCACAGAAAGAAAAGCAACAGCAACCAAATGTTAAGGAAGAGCTAAAGGATCAGGCCACGACGACAACCACTAGTACAATTACTACGAGAACTAGTACTTCCCCAGTAGCCGTTGTGAAAGAGGAGACGTTGGCAGGATCAGAAGCACTGGGGGGAGTCATAGATGCAACAGGAGTAGTAGACCACAATATTGCACTCATGGACCATGTGTTCAGTGAGAGCTACAAGCCGATGATACCGGAGGCCGGGCACTCCGACGACTTCTTCTCCGACCTCGCGGGGTTGGAGTCAGATCCCATGAGCCTAATCTTCTCCAATGAGTACATGGAACCAAAGCCAAGTGGCGGTGATCATGCACAGGAGAAAGCAATAACCAAGGACTTGGATCCATTTGACATGCTTGATTGGTCTACTACTTCTTCAGCACGCAGCTCATTTGAGCAAGGAAAGAGAGGTTAAACCTTTGGCACAAAGCATGCATGTCTAATGCATATGTGCACACATACATTTGATCACCAGCTAATAACCTGAAAGATTACCACAAGGTCAGCAAGGAAAGATGAGAGCTTTTTTtcacttttcttttcctctttttgGTTATTTGCTTCTTATTATCATTGTGAGAAAGATTGAATTTTCTTGTTCAGGTTTATATATGAACCTTATTTTTTAAGGTTTGTGTCAGCTTTGTGTACTTATATGCATGAGATGAGGAGCTGAGGGGGATTCTGTCTCGCGTGCGCGCACGCTCCATGGGATCTGCAGTGTTTATGGTTAACATTCTATGTGGTTGGAGAAGAGGATAAAAAAACGGGAGGAGAAAAGAGATTGGGGTGTGAATTCGTTTGTGATAGATGGAAGAACAGAAGGAGAGATCTACGTCCTTGAAGATGATGTGACCGAAAGCAGGAGCAGGGCTTGCAACGGAAGATGTATGTTATTGTTACAACTTACAATAGCTGGCCATGCTGGGGACAGCATATATTGGATTCTCTGGATGGTATATATTTTTGTCACTGTGCCAAGGAAAATGCATTTACTTTTTCCCTGTTCATCCTCTGGTGAGGAGCTACCCCAAGACAGGAAGTATTACTCAGCTAGTACATGTGATATAGCACACTGATCTATTTAGCACCGTCACACATATGTAGTTAGTACGAGGTGTGCTACCACTACgagaaaaacagataaaaaaagCACTATATAAGTGACAAGTCGtaatatgactcgtcacttatgataaaagtaagaggtcgtagttgtgactcgtcactaaatttgatccgtcaccaatgacgactcatcactcaCAAGTCATCATAGACCAGTAATTGATGACTTttaacccgtcaccaatgactaactcatcggtgacgggtctcaTAGGCCTATCATAACTTgccccgtcactaatgatattattcagaaatacagaaaataatttaaacattgcaaaaaaaatatttttattttatttttctcttattttttttcatttcaaaaCCACTAGAATATAAACTATTGAACATTTTtgttcaagtttgatgtaaggggtaacggctatggacacaaacactcattctgaaaatggtgcagaaacttctggagccgagaactcaatcttccaagctgtTTTAGGCCTTGAAAAATTTGTTGAACCCGACAAAGTGGGCGAGAAacgaatgtaactttttctgtagatgtccgtagagtcaaaaacgtccaaatcggagttcgtatgcaaaagttatatccATTTAACCGAAAGTACTCCGAATCAACTGatttttatgtctattgtaaaattagcattagtgacgggtcataactgtgacatgtcacttatgaccctAGACATAATAGTTAAAAGAATTATTTATCTGAGTCCCTTCAGGACGCacgcgaggttgaggtggttaagCAGCTACGTGCGCGAGGGGTCGTCGTGAGTTCGATTCCCATAGAacgcacattctaaaaatagtATGAAAAATAGATAGAGACACGTGACGAGTGGTGATAGCTTGAGTTGGATTGGCTTgggtaaaaaaatatattttttaattttttttcgcGTCTAAAAAGCACGAAAAACGTATATCAGCCATAAGCGACAAGTCACAAACAAATCATAAGGGACGGGTCACAGTTGTGACctatcaccaatgaccttaataagtgacggatcaagttttgacccgtcatcAATGACCTACCACTTATtacatgtcatcagtgacgtgttcggggtgaacccatcacctatgacggttatgactcatcacttttatccatttttcacgtagtgtacaTTGCTACGCCACACGTACATACGTATATATGCAGATTCCACCTTTCAATTATCAGATTATTTGGCCCACAAGATTTACACCGTTTCCCATCCAACTATAGTACCTGCACAAGTATGTAGGGACAGTCATTTCTGCATACGTACCCTGCTCATCTTTGTGTCGCAGCTGAAGTATGCGTGTGCACAATGCGGTCGAGGAGTAACGCATGCATGTCTGGGTGGTGTCTCTGTTCTAGCTGCAGGACGAGCATGTGCACTTGTCCTATGGTGAAATATATCGAGGATTCACCAGGTCATTAATACGGATAATATCCAAATATCAAATATACTCGCTGTGTGATCCACTGAAAGAAAATAAGTTGTTTTGAtgaacatcaaataaaaaacttgcTCTTCTCGACACGCGTACGAAATTGTAAGTGGTGTGTTTTCCGTCAGTCTGTGCATGATGCATATATAATTGCGTAGACGCACGCGTGTCTCGATCCACAGCCGGGGATTGTAATGTGAAGTCAAAGACGTACATGCCAATGGAAGAATCAAACTTGATATGGACGTTGCGCCTGCTGATCAATGGATAATAACCTGTTATCTTAATcggataattttataatataccATCAAATAACTAAGTAATCTTTAATATGTTATTTATTATGAGGATAACATGTGAAACCTGTCTTAATACATGACAAGATATTTAGTGATAAATCTTAAAATCTCCCATCTTAATC
This genomic window from Phragmites australis chromosome 7, lpPhrAust1.1, whole genome shotgun sequence contains:
- the LOC133923644 gene encoding probable WRKY transcription factor 35 is translated as MCDYFLQRIEGDQAGGDLTDIVRAGGAISGNAEVPSTAGEWQLQAEPLLFPPPPSSSDGCAEGTGADVFGGDPFSGILDPFSSDYSSGADFLDPMPDAMAKVGFDTAVGGGTGCGGGGDGGGGQLLDLIRKPILPRGVQMPGVGVRAPMVLPSPLSPRAIRPYPAMAGDMVKLGITAGQMAGCAIDAAVVGMQMSSPCAAGGIKRRKNQARKVVCIPAPTAAGGRPTGEVVPSDLWAWRKYGQKPIKGSPYPRGYYRCSSSKGCSARKQVERSRTDPNMLVITYTSEHNHPWPTQRNALAGSTRSHHGKNSSNSSSKSSQKEKQQQPNVKEELKDQATTTTTSTITTRTSTSPVAVVKEETLAGSEALGGVIDATGVVDHNIALMDHVFSESYKPMIPEAGHSDDFFSDLAGLESDPMSLIFSNEYMEPKPSGGDHAQEKAITKDLDPFDMLDWSTTSSARSSFEQGKRG